From a region of the Drosophila virilis strain 15010-1051.87 chromosome 3, Dvir_AGI_RSII-ME, whole genome shotgun sequence genome:
- the LOC6623167 gene encoding uncharacterized protein, translating into MFRMLLVIAALCCAQAHSAVTSQHPRLLQALGDATKALQAAQQSLEEALRKAPSPALTSVSVVQDWSLVCKELCGAGLGVAPCAEYCAKSGKVEAIKVLNKDFDLAKCVQLPGSPTDSECNTVESVQSYGTRLCKSYCHQRQRTLNGCSPCQLLDVLDEVSTEQSVTTHGSGEGKARLTEVPAMGKIEASSTDDGTPDWDEMCKALCKTGDGGSLCNCDLSPFFT; encoded by the exons ATGTTTCGAATGCTATTGGTTATTGCCGCACTCTGCTGTGCGCAGGCTCACAGCGCCGTGACGTCACAGCACCCACGACTGCTACAGGCTTTGGGGGATGCTACAAAAGCGCTGCAAGCAGCACAGCAAAGCCTTGAAGAAGCGCTGCGAAAGGCACCGTCGCCAGCTCTGACGTCCGTCAGCGTAGTTCAGGATTGGAGTTTGGTGTGTAAAGAGCTCTGCGG AGCTGGCCTCGGCGTAGCGCCATGTGCGGAATACTGCGCCAAGTCTGGCAAAGTAGAGGCAATAAAGGTACTGAACAAAGATTTTGATTTGGCTAAATGCGTGCAACTGCCTGGATCGCCAACAG ATTCTGAGTGCAATACGGTTGAGTCCGTTCAGTCCTATGGCACTCGACTGTGTAAAAGTTATTGCCACCAACGACAACGCACGCTGAACGGTTGCAGTCCTTGCCAGTTGCTGGATGTTTTGGACGAGGTCAGTACAGAGCAGAGTGTGACTACACATGGTTCCGGTGAAGGCAAAGCCAGGCTAACTGAGGTGCCGGCCATGGGCAAAATAGAGGCCAGCAGCACAGACGATGGTACGCCGGACTGGGACGAAATGTGCAAGGCTCTCTGCAAAACTGGCGATGGCGGGTCTTTGTGCAACTGTGATTTATCGCCGTTTTTCACCTGA
- the Gad1 gene encoding glutamate decarboxylase, translating into MSLNPNGYKLSERTGKLTAYDLMPTTVSAGAETREFLLKVIDVLLDFVKATNDRNEKVLDFHHPEDMKRLLDLDVPDRALPLQQLIEDCATTLKYQVKTGHPHFFNQLSNGLDLISMAGEWLTATANTNMFTYEIAPVFILMENVVLTKMREIIGWSGGDSILAPGGSISNLYAFLAARHKMFPNYKEHGSAGLPGNLVMFTSDQCHYSIKSCASVCGLGTDHCVMVPSDEHGKMITSELERLILERKAKGDIPFFVNATAGTTVLGAFDDLNTVADICQKYNCWMHIDAAWGGGLLMSRKHRHPRFTGVERADSVTWNPHKLMGALLQCSTIHFKEDGLLISCNQMSAEYLFMTDKHYDISYDTGDKVIQCGRHNDIFKLWLQWRAKGTEGFEQQQDRLMELVQYQLKRIRAQSDRFHLILEPECVNVSFWYVPKRLRGMPHDAKKEVELGKICPIIKNRMMQKGTLMVGYQPDDRRPNFFRSIISSAAVTEADVDFMLDEIHRLGDDL; encoded by the exons ATGTCACTCAATCCGAACGGGTATAAACTCTCCGAAAGGACGGGTAAACTAACGGCATATG ATCTCATGCCCACGACAGTCAGTGCTGGAGCTGAGACACGTGAATTTCTGCTGAAGGTTATCGATGTGCTGTTGGACTTTGTGAAGGCAACGAACGATCGAAATGAGAAGGTGCTGGACTTCCATCATCCGGAGGACATGAAGCGTCTGCTCGACTTGGATGTGCCGGATCGGGCGCTGCCGCTCCAGCAGCTGATCGAGGACTGTGCCACAACGCTCAAGTATCAAGTGAAGACGG GCCATCCGCACTTCTTCAATCAGCTGTCGAACGGCTTGGATCTGATCTCCATGGCTGGCGAATGGTTGACCGCCACTGCCAATACCAACATGTTCACATACGAGATAGCCCCGGTTTTCATACTCATGGAGAACGTGGTGCTAACCAAGATGCGTGAGATCATTGGCTGGTCGGGCGGTGATTCGATTTTGGCGCCCGGCGGCTCCATTTCGAATCTGTATGCCTTCTTGGCCGCTCGCCACAAGATGTTCCCCAACTACAAGGAGCATGGCTCGGCTGGCTTGCCCGGCAATTTGGTCATGTTCACTTCGGATCAGTGCCACTATTCGATCAAATCTTGCGCTTCTGTCTGTGGTCTGGGCACCGATCACTGCGTCATGGTGCCATCCGATGAGCATGGCAAAATGATCACCTCCGAGTTGGAGCGTTTAATACTCGAGCGCAAGGCCAAGGGCGATATTCCGTTCTTTGTTAATGCCACGGCCGGCACAACTGTGCTCGGAGCCTTTGATGATCTGAATACTGTTGCGGATATCTGTCAGAAATACAATTGCTGGATGCACATTGAT GCTGCTTGGGGCGGTGGATTGCTGATGTCGCGCAAGCATCGCCATCCCAGATTCACAGGCGTTGAACG CGCCGATTCTGTTACCTGGAATCCACACAAGCTGATGGGAGCACTGCTCCAGTGCTCGACTATTCATTTCAAGGAAGAT GGCCTGCTCATCAGCTGCAACCAAATGTCGGCCGAGTATCTGTTTATGACCGACAAACATTACGACATTAGCTACGACACTGGCGATAAGGTCATCCAATGTGGACGCCACAATGACATCTTCAAGCTATGGCTGCAGTGGCGCGCCAAGGGTACCGAGGGctttgagcagcagcaggatcgCTTGATGGAATTGGTTCAGTATCAGTTGAAGCGCATACGCGCCCAATCCGATCGATTCCATTTGATCTTGGAGCCGGAATGCGTTAATGTCTCGTTCTGGTATGTGCCCAAGCGTTTGAGGGGCATGCCACATGACGCAAAGAAAGAAGTGGAACTGGGCAAA ATCTGTCCAATTATCAAGAATCGCATGATGCAGAAGGGCACACTTATGGTGGGCTATCAGCCAGACGATCGACGACCCAACTTCTTCCGCTCGATCATCTCTTCGGCTGCTGTGACCGAGGCGGATGTGGACTTTATGCTCGATGAGATACACCGGTTGGGCGATGACTTGTAA
- the Faa gene encoding fumarylacetoacetase produces the protein MSVSFVPVPAGSDFPLENLPYAVFSTKSNPVHRLCVAIGEHVLDLKAVSHFFAPPLQAALQAETLNLLMSLGHEAWAAVRTQTQKLLLKGSELEQNVDLRLLALVPQSEILLHLPAQIGDYTDFYSSIHHATNVGIMFRGADNALMPNWRHLPVGYHGRASSVVVSGTPIRRPLGQTLPEGADKPVFGASKLLDFELEMAFFIGGPGNQLGDSIKVDDAWQNVFGFTLMNDWSARDIQKWEYVPLGPFTAKNMGTTISPWVVTTAALKPFLLDNFPQEPEVLPYLRQTVPFNFDINLEVSLKPANDNETLISKSNFKHLYWTPLQQIAHHSITGCNLRPGDLMASGTISGETPDSYGSLLELCWRGTKTVVLQGGKTRKFLQDYDEVIIRGHCEKNGLRIGFGSCAGQVLPAHPVEQ, from the exons ATGTCAGTTAGCTTTGTTCCAGTGCCAGCAGGCAGCGATTTTCCTTTGGAAAATTTACCATATGCTGTCTTCTCAACCAAATCTAAC CCCGTTCATCGCCTGTGCGTAGCAATTGGAGAACATGTGTTGGATCTAAAAGCAGTGTCGCATTTCTTTGCACCCCCGCTTCAA GCTGCTCTCCAGGCAGAGACATTGAACTTGCTGATGAGCTTGGGTCACGAAGCGTGGGCTGCAGTGAGGACTCAAACCCAAAAACTGCTGCTCAAGGGTTCCGAATTGGAGCAGAATGTGGACTTAAGACTTCT AGCTCTGGTGCCCCAGTCGGAGATACTACTGCATCTACCAGCGCAAATTGGTGACTACACGGACTTTTACTCCTCCATTCATCACGCCACCAATGTGGGTATCATGTTTCGTGGCGCAGACAATGCTCTAATGCCCAACTGGCGCCATTTGCCAGTCGGATATCATGGACGCGCCAGCTCTGTTGTTGTCTCTGGCACGCCCATACGCCGGCCTTTGGGACAGACATTGCCAGAAGGTGCCGATAAACCGGTATTTGGTGCCAGCAAGCTCTTGGACTTTGAGCTAGAAATGGCATTCTTTATTGGCGGACCTGGCAATCAGTTGGGTGACTCCATCAAGGTGGACGATGCTTGGCAAAATGTGTTTGGATTTACGCTGATGAACGACTGGAGCGCTCGCGATATACAGAAATGGGAGTATGTGCCGCTGGGTCCGTTCACAGCCAAGAATATGGGCACTACCATATCCCCATGGGTGGTAACGACGGCAGCGTTAAAGCCATTTTTACTGGACAACTTTCCACAGGAACCGGAAGTGCTGCCATATTTAAGACAAACTGTGCCATTTAATTTTGACATCAATCTGGAAGTTTCCCTAAAAC CTGCCAATGATAACGAGACGCTCATTAGTAAGTCCAACTTTAAGCATTTATATTGGACACCCCTCCAGCAGATTGCCCATCACTCGATCACTGGCTGCAATTTGCGACCTGGCGATTTAATGGCTTCGGGTACGATAAGTGGCGAAACGCCCGATTCGTATGGCTCGCTTTTGGAGCTGTGCTGGCGCGGCACAAAAACGGTAGTGCTGCAGGGCGGCAAAACGCGCAAATTTCTGCAGGACTACGATGAGGTCATCATTCGCGGACACTGCGAGAAGAATGGCCTGCGCATAGGTTTCGGCAGTTGCGCGGGTCAAGTGCTGCCGGCTCACCCGGTGGagcaataa